From Syntrophaceae bacterium, one genomic window encodes:
- a CDS encoding NUDIX hydrolase — protein MNPPRDAATVIIVRNSERGQSEIFLMRRHSNQSFMGGAYVFPGGRLDETDCDPAFHPFIDGLAVGDAGRFLQEPDLPGETALGLCVAAIRETFEEAGVLLARSGSGEPIDFADAGTADRFIAHRRSLNERKTTFIELGRRENLRFSMDRLIPFSHWITPDIESKRFDTRFFLAWLPDGQVPVHDNRELVESRWLTPEEALRLHERKEILLMPPTLKSMEELSACRTADELFAAAKQREIFTILPQAFSEDGGFGVKLPHDSEYTIAGYKQPHRPGESSRIVAHNGIWKTFCV, from the coding sequence ATGAATCCGCCCCGCGACGCGGCAACGGTGATCATTGTGCGCAACAGCGAACGGGGACAGTCTGAAATCTTCCTGATGCGCAGGCACAGCAATCAGTCCTTCATGGGCGGAGCCTATGTGTTTCCGGGCGGCCGTCTGGATGAGACGGACTGCGATCCGGCTTTTCATCCCTTCATCGACGGCCTGGCCGTGGGCGATGCGGGCCGGTTTCTTCAGGAGCCGGACCTTCCCGGGGAAACAGCCCTGGGGCTCTGCGTGGCGGCGATTCGGGAAACCTTCGAGGAGGCGGGCGTGCTGCTTGCCCGCAGCGGTTCCGGGGAGCCTATCGACTTCGCCGATGCCGGGACGGCGGATCGCTTCATCGCCCATCGGCGGTCGCTCAATGAGCGCAAAACAACGTTCATCGAGCTTGGCCGGCGGGAGAATCTCCGCTTCTCCATGGACCGGCTGATCCCTTTTTCCCACTGGATCACGCCGGATATCGAATCGAAACGCTTCGACACCCGTTTTTTCCTGGCCTGGCTGCCCGACGGCCAGGTTCCGGTCCACGACAACCGGGAACTTGTGGAATCGCGGTGGCTTACACCCGAAGAGGCCCTGAGGCTTCACGAGCGGAAGGAGATCCTCCTCATGCCCCCCACCCTCAAGAGCATGGAGGAGCTGAGCGCGTGCCGGACCGCCGACGAGCTCTTTGCGGCAGCGAAGCAACGGGAGATTTTCACCATACTTCCCCAGGCCTTCTCCGAGGACGGCGGTTTCGGCGTCAAGCTGCCCCACGACAGCGAGTACACCATCGCCGGCTACAAGCAGCCCCACCGCCCCGGCGAATCGTCGCGAATCGTCGCGCACAACGGCATCTGGAAAACGTTTTGCGTCTGA
- a CDS encoding haloacid dehalogenase type II, protein MCQQSFFYGVKACVFDAYGTLFDFNSAAGRHRERLGGAADRVSALWRTKQLEYTWLRSLMGSHADFWQVTQDALDYALDACGIADRALRDAIVNTYLELDCYPDVKGTLKALKDGGWKLVILSNGTPDMLSAAVKSSGLTDLVDCLLSVEEVGIYKPDPRVYGLAVDRLSLKARQIVFLSANSWDAVGAVNAGLRVAWVNRFGQQRERLPSQPDVEISSLAYLLPLLGCEEK, encoded by the coding sequence ATGTGTCAGCAATCGTTCTTCTATGGTGTCAAAGCGTGCGTCTTCGATGCCTACGGAACCCTGTTCGATTTCAACTCCGCCGCCGGCAGGCATCGCGAACGCCTCGGCGGCGCTGCCGATCGGGTGTCCGCCCTCTGGAGGACCAAGCAGCTTGAGTACACGTGGCTGCGCAGCCTGATGGGCAGCCACGCGGATTTCTGGCAGGTCACGCAGGACGCCCTGGATTACGCCCTCGACGCCTGCGGCATTGCCGACCGGGCCTTGAGGGATGCAATCGTCAATACGTACCTCGAACTGGACTGTTACCCCGACGTCAAGGGGACCCTGAAAGCACTGAAAGACGGGGGATGGAAGCTTGTCATCCTGTCCAACGGGACGCCGGACATGCTGTCGGCGGCCGTGAAGAGCAGCGGGCTCACGGATCTCGTCGACTGCCTTCTCTCCGTTGAAGAGGTCGGCATCTACAAGCCAGATCCGCGGGTCTACGGGCTTGCCGTGGATAGGCTGAGCCTCAAGGCAAGGCAGATCGTTTTCCTCTCTGCAAATTCATGGGATGCGGTGGGGGCGGTGAACGCAGGCCTGCGGGTGGCCTGGGTCAACCGGTTCGGCCAGCAAAGGGAGCGCCTGCCGTCCCAGCCGGACGTGGAGATCAGTTCCCTTGCCTATCTGCTGCCGCTGTTGGGGTGCGAGGAAAAATAA